ATGGCCAACGCCCCCACCACCGTGAACACCTGGGCCGCATGGCTCTCTGCGCCCGGCTCCATGCCATAAGAACCATCAAAGTTTTCGCACCTGACAAGAAACTGAGATGCTCTTTCCACAACGTCTTCAGTCAACTGACCAAGAATCGAGAGCGAGCTGACGGCGTTGTACACAAACCGGGTGTCGACCTCTCCGTATGAGTCGCCTTGAAAGCTCCCATCGGGGAGTTGGAGATCCTTGAtgaatttggtgatttgggCTCTTTTGTCGTCAATGGTGTGGAGCGAGTCGTAAATCAAAAGAATCTGTAGTCCCGATAGCGTCGAGAGAATGTGCCCGTCGTGCTGGGGGTAAGCACCAAACCCGCCGGATTTGGCATCATAACATGAAAGAACGTATTCAATCACCTGGGGTTTGGGTAAGGTGTCGAGAGATTTGAGGCCAACAAGAGCCATCACCCCCCAATACATTCCATTCAATCGGAGATGCTCCGAGAGCCAGTACTCAAATGACTGCCTGCTGGTAGCGTCATCGACGTTTTTGACGTACTGGATGTGTTTGAGTCTTGCGAGGGTCATGGAGTGAAGATGCGAAATGAGTGAAGGCGCGGAAAAGGCCCGCGCCGGTTCCGTCGCACCAGCGGGAGACCCTTGCGGCGACGTCTCGACCCACGCCgacccaccaccacccacCGGGCCTCAGGTCAACTGCCATTGATACCCACACCtcccccaccaccactatCCGCCCGCCACTATtactgccaccaccactgacACCATCCCACCCCACTACCATATGGTGTGAGGTCACCAAGTTATTGACCAAAGTCACGTGAGATTGAATGATCTTTCGCCGGCGCTCTGAAAAAATATGGGGCACTATTTAAATGTTAAAAGATCCTTTGCCACAAATTTCCTTATCATACCCCCACTGATAATGGCTCCTTTACGTTTAGGTTCTACTGCTCCAGATTTCCAAGCCGAAACTTCCAACGGCAAAATCTCTTTCCACGAGTACATTGGTGACTCATGGGCGGTTTTGTTCTCTCACCCAGATGACTTTACCCCTGTTTGTACCACCGAATTGGGGGCTTTCGCCAAGTTGGAACCCGAATTCACAAAGAGAAAcgtcaagttgattggtTTGTCTGCCAACGGTACCGAATCTCACAAGGCCTGGATCAAGGATATCGATGAGGTTACTGGTTCCACCTTGTCTTTCCCAATTATTGCTGACCCAGAAAGAAAGGTCGCCACCTTGTACGACATGCTCGACTTTCAAGATGCTTCCAACGTCGACAACAAGGGATTGCAATTGACCATCAGATCGGTGTTTATCATTGACCctaagaagaaggtgagATTGATTATTACCTACCCAGCTTCGGTTGGTAGAAACAGTGCCGAAGTGTTGAGAGTTGTCGATGCTTTGCAAACTGGTGACAAGCACAGAGTTGCTACTGGTATCAACTGGATTCCAGGTGATGATGCCATTGTGCCTGTGACCATCAGCAACGAAGAGGCCAAGGAATTATTCCCTAACTTCAGAATCATCAAGCCTTACTTGCGTTTGACTCCTTTGGACTTGAGTGAAAAGTAGCTTAGTGTAAAATAAATATTGGTGTGAGTTCTAGTAGGTTTGTGGAGCTTGTAGGTTTTGCGATACCTTTGCAGTCGTTTATCGCGGGTTTTAAAATTAATAGTAAAGCTCTTGATGAATATCCGCTGTGTGCCACGAATTAACCACCTCTCGGTACCGGTGAAGCATCACATAGGGTCCTTTCTGATACcaaaacaccaccacctcaCCAAATCCCCGTCTTCATCGTCCCCCGGGTTCAGTTCCCATGTTCCTTGCCTTGTGTACCCTCCACCCTATAATAGCAAACTCATGTTCAAACAGTCGACCGTGGTGTTAAGCGACAATATTTCCCCTCAGGAGCAAGAGAAAAAGGCTAACCTTGGAAAGACCATCGAAGAGCTCAAGATTTTGATCCCCaatatgttgaagaaatctcTTCCGAAACAGCTCATATCCCCAGATATCCTATTACGTATTTGTCCCACTCATTTCGACGAGTTGAACTACTTCTTGCCCAATATCAAAGGTCATGTGCTGTATTATACCACCTTGAAGACCCTTCAGCTTGTGCTCACCTCGATCGTTTTGAACCCAAAGGTTAAGTTGCACATCCAGTCCATTAAAGTAATGAGCCCCAGCGAATCAAATATCGAATTTCTATGTGTTTTCCCTcacaccaccaaaatccAGGTTAGGTGGTCGACCTGTAACGAGGGATGCCCACACCTCCTCGAAGGAACGGTTCCAGGGGTGGagaattcttcaaatatAGTCTCTACTGCCAATGCTAAGCTTGGTTCTCATAGCTGGGCCAAAGTGGATGCTCTGAAATTCCCCAAATTAAATACTGCTCCCGATGATTTGAGAGTAAAGTCCATCTCACAAACGATTTCCCATTTGACAGCTGGCTTGGTAGGGTTGCTGAAAGCACAGAACCAGATGGAGAGAGTTATTAGTGGatttttcatctttgagTTGAACGAAGACCACTCGCAGATTGTGGTGCATACgattgaagatgtggaTATCGTGGAGAAGAGCAGCACCGAAGAGGTGGGCGGGTTGCGTATATGTTAAGTGCTGTTCTCCTGTCGTGTTGTAAATATCTTCTTGTCGAGTTGTAATATCTGCATTCTTGGTGAGTTGTAAATATCTGCATTGCGTACTGCTCACGTGTATGTGAATCGCAATCCTAAATACTCTGTACATAGCTAATGACATCTTCTATTACTTTTCACAACTGCCttgtcaagttcttcatgATCTCAACCACAGGCAACTCATGCTGCACTAAATCATAGTTCTGTCCTACCAAGTAAAACCCATATTCAGGTCCCTTGGTACCCCTCCATTGCTTATATCCGTGGTAGCCATACTGAAATGGAGGAAGCTCAAGCCCTTTActgtttttgatcaacttctcgaTGAACGGAGTTCGTAAGCATCTAGCACTTCTTCCACTCACCAAGTCCGTCATAATAGTGGGATTACTGCTGTTACCAATGAACAGATTATTCAATGACTCGGCTGCTGTCACAAAAGCCGTCCCCAATTGCACTCCACTTGCTCCGTTATCCAAATAATACTTGATATCAGAGCTCGACACAATTCCTCCCGCAGGTACCACAAAACAATCGGGATTAAGGGCTTTGACCTTGGAAAATAAACTCCATGTAGACAAATTCTCGTCcaattcaaagtcaatAAAGTTACCTCTATGACCTCCCGCTTCATAACCCTGTAACACAATTCCTTCCACCTTggatttcaacaattcttgCACTTCCTTAACTGAGGTtgcggttgcaaaaaccGGGATTTTGTGTTGCCGAAACTCCTCAAGTGTGGCAGCAGAAGGCAATCCAAAGTGAAACGACACCATTGATGGCTTGTataacaacaacttgtccaaaaacGGGCGAAAGCTGGATTGCTGTTCAAACTGCTTGAACGAGATTCCaccatttttcaacttAATTCCTGCTGTGTCGTTATCATAAAGTTTGTACCAGTTTGACACCTGGTGGTCggtcaagttgttgttgatatcgtgactgaagaagttgatatttgtatttgtggattgaGTAAGAGCTTGGAATTCAGACATTTCGCTGTCAAGCTTGCTCGAGTTGGAGAGAAATGGACCAAATGCTAGCGACCCCAAACCTCCCGACGCTGCCACCGCTGCCGCCATCTTAGGGGTGCTAACACCCGCCATTGGGGCCTGAATAATAGGATATTTCACTGAGAAGGTGCTGATGAATTGATGCAGGGATTTCATCTAGTGGTAGTGAGTCCCATTTATCCCGGTACAAAAAAGTGTTTGAGCCTGAGACCTTTTCACCGCAGTGGcaatatccacaaacccgCACAGATATGATGACGCTGGGTGTTGGGGCCATCCATCCGTCCACGGATTTATGTACCTTTTGATGCATGCGACCTGCGACTACTGCCCAAACACCACCTCTACTACAAACACGTAAATACCATCTACAAGTTCGATCGCGGTATTGGAAACCACTTGTTACCATCACCATAATCCATACACCCACCCATCACCTCTGGTGATTCAGATCACTATTTGTTGGTAAAGcccaaaaaaaaaacacaaAGTGCGTCCACCTCATCGTCCAACCCTAATTGTATAATGTATATTGAATTAAACCCCTTTCTAACGCAGTGATTActtcacaaacacaaagtAGGCACCCACGGCAACCACCACGGCCACCGCCGCCAAAACAGGAAGGTTGCTTCCTCCTTCTTCGAAATCCAACTGTgacttgatttcctttACCACACCACCTTCCAACTTCCCAATCAATAACCCTTTTAAGATCTCATGAGCGTCGTCGGAGTGGCCAATGTCATCAAACTCCTCGGTGGCATCCGTTCCTGCCACGTCCAACACCACCTCTTCTCCTCCTGGatgttcatcaagaaatgATGAACAATCGTATACCAACCCGTTGTAGACCATCCACAAGTCATCGGCACTCTTGTGTTCTGCAACCTCGTCAATAGTGTAGATCTtcaaaacttcttcttcggaCATGCTGTGATACGTATAACTTAGATAGTTGGATGTTTTTTTTGTGCCTGTTGAAGATCGAAAGATATTCTTATAGGAACATGTGAAGTTACTTCCAATCAATTTGGTTTTAAATATAATCAGTCGTGGCGCGACCACCAGTGAGGAAATCATAGCTCGATCAGGAAAACGAACCATCCACCAGGTTGCCAGTCCGGGTGcaatatccacaaacagtTGGTATTACATGATTACTTACTTTACAACCACCAACCACTGTCAAATCATACCAATAGTAAAAGCCattctgacccatacacccaccaTTCATGTTTCTGCCATTTTCAGGTTCTTCCCGTTCTCAGGTTCCTCCCATTCACATGTTGCGATAAATGGGGTTGAGCTTCTGATAATATTTGCATTTACACTACTACTCTCCTAATCTAAGTAACCCAAATCAATGCCCTTTTGTTGCAACCCCGactttctcttttgttGGTTGGACTCAAATTTCTTACTTAACTTATCCCAATGTTGCTGGCTTTTGGGCTTGTCGTTACGATGCTTGCTAACACTTCTCCAAGGAATGATCTTAAACTTGGACTGGCTGAACATCAAATCACTGGGGTTGTCCACCACATAACATTTGATCAAGTGGCCATATAAAAGATAATTATTCATGGCTTCACTGGCAACCTTGGCTACTTGGACGCTGGTGAACTCAATAAACCCATAATGCTTGGACTTTCCggttttcttgtttctgGATAACTTCACTCTGGTTATTTCTCCAAACTGCTTGAAGTATTTTTCCATTTCTGCCTCGTAGAACCCGTCAGGGATTCTGCCCAAGTATATGACTCCCTTCTTACCCTTGCTCTTGCTGGTGTCTATTATTCTGGCGGGCTTTATTATAACATGCTTGCGGTTGTCTTCCAATCCTTTTATTTGGTCTTGCTCGTCTTCTGAGTCAGATTCGCTGTCTTCACTTAATTCAACATCACTTTCGGCGTTGATGTCGCTCTCGGAGCTAGAGCTTGAGGCCACCTCTATCTCATCTTTGTTGGCTGACAATTCTTCGATCTCTGTCCTTTTGACGGGCTTGACCTGGTACTTGCTACCAGCTTTCTGAGCCATCTTGAATAtttttcatctcatctcGCACTCAGACTTTTGTACAATTTCGCAGGCGTGTGCAGGACGACAAGCCTGCTGCTAAGGTCTTATAACTTACACATGTCCAAGTAACTGGCGAACTAGATCGAACGTCCGCTTGGCGGGGAGACCCACCACGTTGAAGTAATCGCCTTTAAGTGACAGGAAAAGAACGTTTCCCGCTTCCTGGAACTTAAATCCTCCAGCCACCTCCAACCCTTCTTCACTTTCGATGTATGCCTCAATCACTTCTTGAGGAGTGCTCGAATCGAAGTTCAAGGTCGTACAAACCTCATCTCCAGCGACATGGATGTCTTTTCCGTGCACAATTGCCACATGTACTGATGAAATCACATTGATCGCATTGTGGAGCCGGTAGCTATTTAACATTTGACGTTGAACCACCTTCGTCTGGGGTTTTTCGAGGATCTGGCCATTACAGTCAACTATGGTATCACAGCAGATGACGATTGTAGGAGACTCAAACGTGTTGGCGTCCAAGATAGAAAGTAGTTTGTGATGAGAGGTCTGTTGGACATACTGTTTAGGAGACATGGATTTCGGGAGATTTTCCTCAAAATCGGGCTTCACCACTGTCACCTTTGTAATCTTGAGAACCTCTTGGAGAATCGAGAGTCTCCGGGCACTCGAACTGCCCAATACTATCAGATAATTGCTTAGGTCTAATACGCTCATGGATTGTGCAACTGCGAAATTTAGTGAGAATATTCAGTACATTGATCATTTCTATATTGTTTTAATATATTCTCCCACAGCCAGCATGGAAGCCGTTTCAGAAATACAGGTATATCCGATGGACTCAGCCAtggaattgaaaaagagaacCAGTCTCAATACCCTCGTAAATGGGAACTAATGAAGAAGTAACATAATTTTGTATGTGCTTCTCCTCCCAAGGAACATAATGTTCGCTTTGTTTGTAAAAGAATCGCAAATGGGACTCAGTTTTTTGACAGGTGGAAAGGTGGTGAACACTGTTGGCCTTGAAAAGAGTCTGTCCGCTTTTGGCTTTGTGGGAAAATaagcttcttgatcttaTCCTTCGGTAGCTGCATGGTCCACAGAAACAAATGGAGTATTCTTGGTTGAATAGCTCTTTGTATTTTCGACAAGTTTCTGTGAATCCGGCAATTAGCTTCAGTTCTTCAATCTGGTCGTTGTGTCTCAATACTTTTCCACAAGCTTCTTGGGTATAAGCCTGATACCCCGATTGGTTCAATTGATGGGTATTCCAGACTAACTCAATGTCCAAAGTAGGAACTACCGTAAAGGTAGCATCtttgaacaccaacacAAAGTTCTTGTATCGTTCAAttccatcttcaatgatGTCTTCAAGCAATTGAGAGTAGATCCAGTTTGACTGCTCCATACTAGTAATGAACTTACCCTGGCTAGCAACACACTCCACCAAATCATCTTGTAAGTGGAATGCATTACCAGGAATCGTCAAGTTAATGGGGTTTATCCCCATATATGATCTCATTTGAGTGAACGACTTCAAGGAAATGGAACTACCCAACTCATCGATAAACTGTTCAAAAGTCTTGGACACCAAGTTCATAAAGGTATTCTTTACCAATTCCAACCGAATCCGAGACTCTTGGTACTCCGAAGTGACTGGGTACCAGAAGTCCATGACATCTTTCCAGAAGATGCgtttgttcaactcatcgTGAGACATCAGGTTCTGGAACCCACAGTTgcagttttcaaattccGATACTTGGAACCGAGAGTCTGCAAAGTCTATCAATGGTATGGTAACAAGGTCTTGAGCACAAACAGGACAATGGATCATCAAGACCATTGAAGCATCAAACATCTGGTAAGAATCGTATACAAAAGAGCCGGTATCTTGCATAAACGATTCGAAGTTGGCCTGCAACTGTGCTGTTGGAACAAAGACAAAAGTGGAATCATTTATAAGGTCAGTGATTGCCTTTAATGGGAATGAGTAATTGAAAAATCCCTGCAATTGGTTTCTTTTGCAGTGGTTGGTGAAAGAAAGTGTTTTCAACATGAAAGAATGCCACACCATGATCACGTCAATAGGTGGCAGCATTCGGTCCAAAGTTTCGGAAAGTGCTGAAGTAGAAATGCCTTTGATTGCATTCatgaacaccaaaaaccGTCTTGCAGCCATTGTCACGTACGTTTTCCACAAATGTTCATTGTCGTCGGAGGCTATGATTCTCTTCTTTAGCTCTGCAAAGCACCGCAAAAGCTTCAAATGGGCCACAATTTCCCGTGGTGCAGGAGGACCATTGGGCACCACGTCCTGTGCAAGCTCTAAGCACGATGTAGACCTATTAAAGGCTTCCTGGATAAGTGCGTCAGTATGGGGAGGGATTCTGGGAGTTGATGAGCCCAAGCTCATGGTGATATTTGTGATTGACGGAGTATAAATGTAGCTCATTATAGCCTGGGACATCGACGGGAGATTGGATCCCTATATATATACTTCTACGGGCTCATGCATTTCCGTTCCCGCGGAATGACTTACCGAGTTGTAATCTAATCGTGCTTAGCCTCGTAAATggtttttttgcagctgcGAATAATTTAATAACCGAGCGTGCGTTGAATGACTACATTTTGAATGGTTAAAGTTTATTTGTAACTGATTGTAGCCGAAGGGATATAAAAGACCGTTGGATTTCCGAACAGGACCATATATAGATGTCTACAACAAGGGTCATGATCCGTGGTGATACCAGTATCAGGATCTATGGTGATTCTGGTGCCGATGCTGGTGCCAGAAGCCGAGGCCGCGCACGGTCCCTGCGCGAAACGGGGCTGACCTGATGATTCCCTCCGATCCTCGTGACGTCAGAAACTATAGCTATCTACTAACCGCCATTAACCGAAGGGGGTCTTCATACAATACACAACGTTGCAGATAAGCCCCGGTATCAGTTTCCATTAGCGTCTCACCCGTCATTAATCAGCACTCATCCTAAGTATCTTGGCCATTACCTTGAACTTCGGTGCGATCCGTTGACAAAATTTCCCCCGTAGCATCGGCTCGGCTTCCCTTTTCCAACTGATTGATCATTTGTTTGTAGAAATGGGTGTCGTTAGCACCACCTCCCACCTTGACCCTCTCTTCCTCgattttcttttcaacgattttggtgttggaacACCAGCTTAAATGCTCTGTGTTCTTGGAAACAAGTTCTCCATACTCGTCAAAAATCAAGTCGGTTCCCACCAATTTCGACCATTGAAGCTTGTAAACCTGCTCATCTATAAGGGTAAGATTTCctatcaaatcatcatcaagcaGCTTACTGGTGAGCTTTGCCAATGGATGCGcatcaacaatatcacTGATCTGAAATTTGGAAGTGGGCTTGATCAAACTTCCACTGTCACCGTACTTGGGGACGTCTACTGTGATGTAAAAGTCCTTTGCAGTTGGTTAGTATATTAAAATTCCCCACGGGGTTGCACTCTATCTACGTACTTGCATGTCTTGATTTGCTTGTTTCTCTCTCTCGGCCGCGAGTCTTCTAGctttgatatcttcatcGGATCCAGCTTCAAATCCGGAGTGGAAGTCCCAGttcatttcttctccttgGCTCAAAAACTCACAGTTGCCGTTCATTTTGAGTTCCCAAGTTTCCCCGACTTTTTGGTACTTGTCTAAGGAGCAGGCCCCTGCCCTCAACACCGTTTCGTCCTTATCCAAGTACTCAAACACATCGTTGAAGCCCATCAACGACATACCCAACGCGATCTTGGTGGCAGCGtgggtgatgatgagaatGTTCTCGATGTGCGGATACTTTGACTCGAACACCAGGAAAAACTTGCTCCAGAAGAACTTGCACCGGGCGAAAATGTCGGTTTCGGTTTCTCCCGTCAAACTGGGAACCACTCCCACCGTCTTGTCCCTATCCCATTCGTCTGCATTAGATAAATGActgaaaaacttggataGCGCATCGTAGTTGGCAGGTTCAGGAATCACTCCTCTACCAACCTTATACCACTCACCAACACCCCGCTCCAATACAATTGGGATATCGAGAGCCTTGCTTATGGGCTCGCCGGTTTCCACACACCTATAAAAGGGAGAACTCAAGATGAATTGAGGTTGTTGGTTATGAGGGAGCGACGCAATATACTCAGCTAGTTCCTTAGCCTGGTCAACTCCGTGGGGTGCCAACGGAGGATCACTATCAATCCCAGTAGGATTGGGAGGGTGTGGGGGTGGCAACCAGTTCATTCTATATCCATGTCTGGCGATATAAATGTGTTTTAATGCCATGTTGTTGAGAAGATGCGATGGTTTTAtggttgtttttgttgaggTGCGAACTCCGCGAAGTGATCAGGAACTTAAGAGAACACAATCAGCTAGCAAGGCAGAACCACTTACATAGGAACACAACCAACTAACAACGTATATCGGACCACTGTTGTAGTATTGGTTGTGAGACTCTCTTCTGGGTGTTTATATTAACCACCTTATCAATGGTGGAATTAGTCAACTAGTGACAATGAAACACTCCTCAAAATTTTGCATACCTATGGTCATTCTGCTTATAAGTGGTACAAATCATCTCCATTATCTGAGACTCCATTAACGGTTATTCCTGTTATTCTCATAATAATGCTCTGGCCCAGTAAAATCTATTGAACCTACTTCAGAAAACAACGGACCCAAAAATTGCTTCTGACGTATATTTTCTATATTCTCTGCATGACTAATCTCTACAAACCATCCTCCTGTGTTCTCCTCTATTTGATGCTTACAATTAACATCAAATCTTCGTAATGTCTCTCGTAAGATGCTCGCAAAAACAAGTGCGATGTACCCCGGATTCTGTATAAATGGATTCGACTACCCAGAGTTTCCGTCTACAAACAAAAAACATGACAATCAACTATAAATGGTGGAAGGATGCCACGATCTACCAGGTATGGCCTGCCTCTTTCAAAGACTCCAACGGGGACGGAATTGGGGATATTCCTGGTATAGTTTCCAAACTTGAccacatcaagaacttgggtGCCGACATCATCTGGTTATCTCCAATGTATGACTCCCCCCAGAATGACATGGGATATGATATCAGTGACTACGAGTCTGTGTATCCCAAGTACGGGACTTTGGAAGACATGGACATCTTAATTGACCagatccacaaaagagGAATGAGGTTaatcttggacttggttATTAACCATACTGCTGCTGAGCACAAATGGTTTCAGGAAAGTAAAAGCTCCAAAACCAACCCCAAGAGAGACTGGTATATTTGGAAGCCTCCCAAGTACGATTCTAAGGGTAACAGACAACCTCCCAACAACTGGGTGTCATATTTCTCTGGTTCTGCGTGGGAATATGATGAAACCACCGGTGAATACTATTTGCACTTATTTGCCAAAAACCAACCAGACTTGAACTGGGAAAATGAACACACCAGAAATGCTCTCTACAAGTCTGCCCTTTCTTTCTGGTTCGATAAAGGCATTGATGGGTTTAGAATTGATACTGCGGGTATGTACTCCAAGGATCAGAGGTTCTTGGATGCACCTATTGTATTCCCAGACAGAGAGTTCCAGCCGTGCAAATTATACCACCAGAATGGCCCAAGAATCCATGAGTTCCATCAGGAAATGTTTAAGAGGGTAACTTCCAAGTATGATGCAATGACTGTAGGTGAAGTGGGACACTCTTCTCACGATGAGGTTCTTAAGTACGTGGGTGCTGGTAGAGGTGAAATGAACATGTTATTCTTATTTGATATGGTGGAACTAGGATCTGATCCTCGTGACCGGTTCATCTACAATGGATACAATTTGCCAGATCTCAAGACGGCTGTGACTAACCAAGCAGAGTTCATTGGGACCGAGGGCTGGACAACTGTGTTTAATGAGAACCATGATCAGCCAAGGTCTGTAACCAGATTTGGTAACGATGATCCTAAATGGAGAGTACAGTCAGGCAAGTTGCTAGCATTGTTAATGAGTTCTCTTAGTGGAACACTCTTCCTTTACCAGGGACAGGAAATTGGAATGACCAATGTGCCTAAAGAATGGCCCATCGAGGAATACAAAGATATCAACTCCATGAACTATTATAATGAGTTGCTTCAAGAAGGTGCCAGTGATGAGAGAATAGCCCAGTTTATGAAGGTACTCAATCTTGTAGCAAGAGACAATGCCAGAACTCCGGTTCAGTGGGATGCTTCTGCTCATGCAGGGTTTTCAACGGGAAAGCCTTGGATGAGAGTTAATGACAATTATCCCGATATCAATGCCGAGTCTCAGTACAATGATCCTCATTCGCTTTATAATTTCTGGAAACTGTGTCTTTCTCTTAGAAAGCAACATAAGGACTTGTTCGTGTatggagatcttgaaatcttggatTTCGACAACCAGAAGACCTTTTcgttcttgaaaaaatcagATGATAAAACTgtcttggtggtgttgaactttACTGATAAAGAAATTGACTTTGAGCCTTTGGTCAAAGGAGATCTCAAGCTCTTACACAGCAATTATACTAAAGTTTCCCAACAGTTGGAACCATATGAAGGCAGAGTTTATAGTGTTTACTAGATTAACTTTCATATAGTATATAATAATGCCAAGACTgtattttgattttggaacACAATGTTCACTAGAATGAGCTTGGGGAAGTGATAGGTTGGTTGTAACCATCGTCCAATGACTCCAAGAAATCATT
Above is a window of Yamadazyma tenuis chromosome 1, complete sequence DNA encoding:
- the BET2 gene encoding Rab geranylgeranyltransferase (BUSCO:EOG09263G3M; EggNog:ENOG503NTZW; COG:O); the encoded protein is MTLARLKHIQYVKNVDDATSRQSFEYWLSEHLRLNGMYWGVMALVGLKSLDTLPKPQVIEYVLSCYDAKSGGFGAYPQHDGHILSTLSGLQILLIYDSLHTIDDKRAQITKFIKDLQLPDGSFQGDSYGEVDTRFVYNAVSSLSILGQLTEDVVERASQFLVRCENFDGSYGMEPGAESHAAQVFTVVGALAIMDKLHLVKHDKLATWLSERQVKEGGFNGRPEKLPDSCYSWWVLSPLTILGHQNWVDLARLGDFILGCQDEEIGGFSDRKDNQTDIYHTCFAIMGLSLADHELYDLEAIDPVYCMPYSATQKIQKWPYAGRE
- the PRX1 gene encoding peroxiredoxin 1 (EggNog:ENOG503NW6E; COG:O), with the protein product MAPLRLGSTAPDFQAETSNGKISFHEYIGDSWAVLFSHPDDFTPVCTTELGAFAKLEPEFTKRNVKLIGLSANGTESHKAWIKDIDEVTGSTLSFPIIADPERKVATLYDMLDFQDASNVDNKGLQLTIRSVFIIDPKKKVRLIITYPASVGRNSAEVLRVVDALQTGDKHRVATGINWIPGDDAIVPVTISNEEAKELFPNFRIIKPYLRLTPLDLSEK
- a CDS encoding uncharacterized protein (BUSCO:EOG092643IE; EggNog:ENOG503NXA9; COG:S), which translates into the protein MSLGSSTPRIPPHTDALIQEAFNRSTSCLELAQDVVPNGPPAPREIVAHLKLLRCFAELKKRIIASDDNEHLWKTYVTMAARRFLVFMNAIKGISTSALSETLDRMSPPIDVIMVWHSFMLKTLSFTNHCKRNQLQGFFNYSFPLKAITDLINDSTFVFVPTAQLQANFESFMQDTGSFVYDSYQMFDASMVLMIHCPVCAQDLVTIPLIDFADSRFQVSEFENCNCGFQNSMSHDELNKRIFWKDVMDFWYPVTSEYQESRIRLELVKNTFMNLVSKTFEQFIDELGSSISLKSFTQMRSYMGINPINLTIPGNAFHLQDDLVECVASQGKFITSMEQSNWIYSQLLEDIIEDGIERYKNFVLVFKDATFTVVPTLDIELVWNTHQLNQSGYQAYTQEACGKVLRHNDQIEESKLIAGFTETCRKYKELFNQEYSICFCGPCSYRRIRSRSLFSHKAKSGQTLFKANSVHHLSTCQKTESHLRFFYKQSEHYVPWEEKHIQNYVTSSLVPIYEVAQSMSVLDLSNYSIVLGSSSARRLSILQEVLKITKVTVVKPDFEENLPKSMSPKQYVQQTSHHKLLSILDANTFESPTIVICCDTIVDCNGQILEKPQTKVVQRQMLNSYRLHNAINVISSVHVAIVHGKDIHVAGDEVCTTLNFDSSTPQEVIEAYIESEEGLEVAGGFKFQEAGNVLFSSLKGDYFNVVGLPAKRTFDLVRQLLGHV
- the TFC7 gene encoding C6 zinc cluster transcription factor-like protein (EggNog:ENOG503NZ77; COG:G), translating into MALKHIYIARHGYRMNWLPPPHPPNPTGIDSDPPLAPHGVDQAKELAEYIASLPHNQQPQFILSSPFYRCVETGEPISKALDIPIVLERGVGEWYKVGRGVIPEPANYDALSKFFSHLSNADEWDRDKTVGVVPSLTGETETDIFARCKFFWSKFFSVFESKYPHIENILIITHAATKIALGMSLMGFNDVFEYLDKDETVLRAGACSLDKYQKVGETWELKMNGNCEFLSQGEEMNWDFHSGFEAGSDEDIKARRLAAEREKQANQDMQDFYITVDVPKYGDSGSLIKPTSKFQISDIVDAHPLAKLTSKSLDDDLIGNLTLIDEQVYKLQWSKLVGTDLIFDEYGELVSKNTEHLSWCSNTKIVEKKIEEERVKVGGGANDTHFYKQMINQLEKGSRADATGEILSTDRTEVQGNGQDT
- the CYB5 gene encoding Cytochrome b5 (COG:C; EggNog:ENOG503P7A2), whose protein sequence is MSEEEVLKIYTIDEVAEHKSADDLWMVYNGLVYDCSSFLDEHPGGEEVVLDVAGTDATEEFDDIGHSDDAHEILKGLLIGKLEGGVVKEIKSQLDFEEGGSNLPVLAAVAVVVAVGAYFVFVK
- a CDS encoding 2-nitropropane dioxygenase (COG:E; EggNog:ENOG503PA43) codes for the protein MAGVSTPKMAAAVAASGGLGSLAFGPFLSNSSKLDSEMSEFQALTQSTNTNINFFSHDINNNLTDHQVSNWYKLYDNDTAGIKLKNGGISFKQFEQQSSFRPFLDKLLLYKPSMVSFHFGLPSAATLEEFRQHKIPVFATATSVKEVQELLKSKVEGIVLQGYEAGGHRGNFIDFELDENLSTWSLFSKVKALNPDCFVVPAGGIVSSSDIKYYLDNGASGVQLGTAFVTAAESLNNSFIGNSSNPTIMTDLVSGRSARCLRTPFIEKLIKNSKGLELPPFQYGYHGYKQWRGTKGPEYGFYLVGQNYDLVQHELPVVEIMKNLTRQL
- a CDS encoding uncharacterized protein (EggNog:ENOG503P1TD; COG:S), encoding MFKQSTVVLSDNISPQEQEKKANLGKTIEELKILIPNMLKKSLPKQLISPDILLRICPTHFDELNYFLPNIKGHVSYYTTLKTLQLVLTSIVLNPKVKLHIQSIKVMSPSESNIEFLCVFPHTTKIQVRWSTCNEGCPHLLEGTVPGVENSSNIVSTANAKLGSHSWAKVDASKFPKLNTAPDDLRVKSISQTISHLTAGLVGLSKAQNQMERVISGFFIFELNEDHSQIVVHTIEDVDIVEKSSTEEVGGLRIC
- the NOP15 gene encoding nucleolar protein (COG:A; EggNog:ENOG503P21Q; BUSCO:EOG09264T8I), translated to MAQKAGSKYQVKPVKRTEIEELSANKDEIEVASSSSSESDINAESDVELSEDSESDSEDEQDQIKGLEDNRKHVIIKPARIIDTSKSKGKKGVIYLGRIPDGFYEAEMEKYFKQFGEITRVKLSRNKKTGKSKHYGFIEFTSVQVAKVASEAMNNYLLYGHLIKCYVVDNPSDLMFSQSKFKIIPWRSVSKHRNDKPKSQQHWDKLSKKFESNQQKRKSGLQQKGIDLGYLD